GAATCGTCAATCCCAGGAATTCAGCCTGAGAAACGGTAACGTCGATAAACCTCTGACGAAGGCTGTCATTACTTTCTCTCTTTACCCTGTAGTTCATAGAGATTTTAGAGTTGGGTGAGCTGTCATCATTCGGGCCAAACATCATTAAAGCCGGCCACCAGAAACGGTTTAACGAAGCCTGAGCCATTTCTTTCTGCTGTTTGGTACCACGGCAAAGTGCCATCAGGATTTCATATCCCTGTCTTTGATGAAAAGATTCTTCTTTACAGATCTTCACCATCGCTCTTGAATAAGGCCCGTAAGAATTCCCCATCAGCATTACCTGGTTCATAATAGCCGCTCCATCTACCAGCCAGCCGATCGCACCGATATCTGCCCAGCTTAGCGTTGGATAATTGAAGATGCTTGAGTACTTTGCTTTTCCTTCCAGCATATCATCATAAGTAGCATCTCTGTCTGCCCTGATGCTTCCGTCTCCCAAGGTTTCAGTAGCAGAATACAGGTATAAACCATGTCCTGCCTCATCCTGAACTTTAGCCAGAAGAGCCATTTTTCTTCTCAATGAAGGGGCTCTGGAGATCCAGTTGGCTTCCGGCAGCATTCCTACAATTTCAGAATGGGCATGCTGTGAAATCTGACGAACCAATAGTTTTCTGTAATCATCCGGCATTACATCTTTGGGTTCTACTTTATTTTCTTCGTGAACGTATTGAACAAATTTTTCTAAGTCCATAATTTTTTAATTTGAAAAATTAATTAATTTGAAAATTTGAGAATCAGGCAATTTGAAAATTAAAATACGATAATGACATTTTCAAATTTACCCATTGACTCATTTTCAAATTATCCTAAACATCATAATTAAGCATCACCACATTTGTCGTCGGGTGACATTGGCAGGTAAGAACATAGCCTCTTGCTACTTCTTCTTCGGTAAGTGCGTAGTTTTTCTCCATGAAAACTTCTCCTTCCAGAACTTCCGCCTTACACGTACAACAAACTCCTCCTTTACATGCAAAAGGAACAGGAAGATTGTCTTTCAATGCTTTATCTAAGATACTCTCTTTTTTGGAATTAAGATGGAACGAATATTCATCATCATCAATGATCACCGTTACCATACTTTCAATATTGGCAATTGCCTTGAATTCATCACTCATCTCCTCTGTATTTTCTTCGTCAGGAGCGGTGAAATATTCAAATAAAACCTGGATGGCAGGTACTTTTTTATCTTTCTTTAAGTAATCTGCAATTCCTTTGATCATTTCTGAAGGACCACAGATAAAATAAGTTGCTTCTTTTACATCGATCTCTGAATATCTTTCAAACAGCTGATCTAATTTTTCAGCAGAAATTCTTCCCTCAAAAACAGGATCTTCATGCTTCTCACGGCTTACCAGATAAATCACTTTAAGCCTTCCGTTGAACTGCTCTACCAGCTTATCAATCTCAGCTTTTCTCAAAACATGGTTCATACTTCTGTTGCTGTAGAAAAGATAAGCATTGCTTTTAGGCTCCTGATAAAGACTTTCTTTAATATTGGACAACACCGGAGTAATTCCGCTTCCTGCTGCCAACCCGATATAAGTTTTTACGTTGGTCGGGTGGTAAGACGTATTAAAACCACCCATCGGAGGCATTACTTCCAGCATTTCATCCATATGAAGATGCTCATTGAAATATCCTGATACCTTTCCTCCCTCCAATAATTTCACCAATACTTCCAGGGTATTCCCCTTTTCGCTTGGAGCGTTACAGATGGAGTAAGAACGTCTCTCTTCGTTTCCGTTAATCATCATCCGGAAATTAAGGTACTGTCCTTGTTTGAACCTGAACTTGTCTTTCAGCTCTTCAGGAATTTCCACCGCTACGTTAACAGCGTCTGAAGTATCTTTCTGAACTCTGACCGTTTTAAGTTTATAAAATGAATTCATTATTTTTTTAGTATTCTATTAATTTTTCCACCTTCGCACTTCGGCAAACTGTCCTGGGCATGAACTTTCACTTTTGTAGTGATGCCAACCCTTTTCTTGATTTCGTTTTCTATATTTTTTCCGAAGCTTCCGACAAAATTAAAATAATCGTCGGTATCTGCTTCTATTTTCTGAGCCTTTACCAGTTCGTCATCAATTTCAACGTCAATATCTAAGGCTACACACATCTGTTCTTTTTCAACCGGTGTAAGATAGTAATTGGGAACCACTCCTTTTACATGTGAAAAAGCATCTTCAATCTGGCTGGGATAAACGTTTACTCCTCTTACGATCAGCATATCATCTGCTCTGCCAATAATCGGTTTCATTTTCACCATGGTTCTTTTGGCATTTTCGTCATAATAAAGGCTTGTGATATCATTTGTCCAGTACCGTAAAAGCGGCATCGCCTGCTTCGTTAAAGTAGTGATCACCAAAACTCCTTCTTCTCCGAAAGGTAACGGCTGTTTCGTTACCGGATCCAGAATTTCAGGATAAAAATGGTCTTCCCAGATGTAAGAGCCGCCTTTTTCTTCAAAATCCTCCATGGAAACTCCCGGCCCGATAATTTCACTTAATCCATAAATATTGGTGGCATGAACTCCTAACCTCTCCTCAATGTGACCTCTGATAATTTCCGTCCAGGGTTCTGATCCTAATACAGCATATTTAAGGCTGATATCTTGTGCAGAGATCCCCCTGTTAGCAAATTCATCAGCGATGGTCAACGCATAAGACGGCGAACAGCAGATCACTTCAGGTTTAAAGTCCATAATCAGATCCACCTGTCTGGCTGTCATACCTCCCGAGATAGGAAGAACACTCATCCCGAGCTTTTCAGCACCATAATGAAGTCCCAGTCCGCCTGTAAAAATTCCATAGCCATAGGCATTGTGAAGCTGCATCCCAGGTCTGGCTCCGGCTGCATATAAAGATCTGGCCACCACTTCGCTGAAAAGGTCTACATCTTCTTTTGTATATCCCACTACTGTTGGTTTCCCGGTTGTTCCGCTTGAACAGTGAATTCTCTGAAGCTCACTTTTAGGAACAGTAAACAGTCCGAAGGGATAGTTATCTCTTAAATCCTGCTTGTAAGTAATCGGAAGTTTCGTAATATCTTCTATCGACCTTATTTCCTGTGGAGAGATCTGCAATTCATCAAATTTCTTTTTATAAAATTCCGACTTCTCTCCCAAATAATCGATCAGACTGATCAACCGGCCGGATTGAAGCTGTCTCAACTGATCCAGCTCCAGATATTCAACTGAAAAATCCAT
This genomic interval from Chryseobacterium arthrosphaerae contains the following:
- a CDS encoding 2Fe-2S iron-sulfur cluster-binding protein; translated protein: MNSFYKLKTVRVQKDTSDAVNVAVEIPEELKDKFRFKQGQYLNFRMMINGNEERRSYSICNAPSEKGNTLEVLVKLLEGGKVSGYFNEHLHMDEMLEVMPPMGGFNTSYHPTNVKTYIGLAAGSGITPVLSNIKESLYQEPKSNAYLFYSNRSMNHVLRKAEIDKLVEQFNGRLKVIYLVSREKHEDPVFEGRISAEKLDQLFERYSEIDVKEATYFICGPSEMIKGIADYLKKDKKVPAIQVLFEYFTAPDEENTEEMSDEFKAIANIESMVTVIIDDDEYSFHLNSKKESILDKALKDNLPVPFACKGGVCCTCKAEVLEGEVFMEKNYALTEEEVARGYVLTCQCHPTTNVVMLNYDV
- the paaA gene encoding 1,2-phenylacetyl-CoA epoxidase subunit PaaA, with amino-acid sequence MDLEKFVQYVHEENKVEPKDVMPDDYRKLLVRQISQHAHSEIVGMLPEANWISRAPSLRRKMALLAKVQDEAGHGLYLYSATETLGDGSIRADRDATYDDMLEGKAKYSSIFNYPTLSWADIGAIGWLVDGAAIMNQVMLMGNSYGPYSRAMVKICKEESFHQRQGYEILMALCRGTKQQKEMAQASLNRFWWPALMMFGPNDDSSPNSKISMNYRVKRESNDSLRQRFIDVTVSQAEFLGLTIPDKDLKWNEERQHYDFGELPWDEFMEILKGNGPCNKKRIETKRKAQRENSWVKEAAIAFAEKQQKEVI
- a CDS encoding phenylacetate--CoA ligase family protein, with the translated sequence MDFSVEYLELDQLRQLQSGRLISLIDYLGEKSEFYKKKFDELQISPQEIRSIEDITKLPITYKQDLRDNYPFGLFTVPKSELQRIHCSSGTTGKPTVVGYTKEDVDLFSEVVARSLYAAGARPGMQLHNAYGYGIFTGGLGLHYGAEKLGMSVLPISGGMTARQVDLIMDFKPEVICCSPSYALTIADEFANRGISAQDISLKYAVLGSEPWTEIIRGHIEERLGVHATNIYGLSEIIGPGVSMEDFEEKGGSYIWEDHFYPEILDPVTKQPLPFGEEGVLVITTLTKQAMPLLRYWTNDITSLYYDENAKRTMVKMKPIIGRADDMLIVRGVNVYPSQIEDAFSHVKGVVPNYYLTPVEKEQMCVALDIDVEIDDELVKAQKIEADTDDYFNFVGSFGKNIENEIKKRVGITTKVKVHAQDSLPKCEGGKINRILKK